From a single Bufo bufo chromosome 9, aBufBuf1.1, whole genome shotgun sequence genomic region:
- the TMEM125 gene encoding transmembrane protein 125 has product MSSIDELPPPRASPNQGQIQSDALEEHTELWWFREPVKSILCYCFSVLLILACGIGGIVLLSTTTSRSGEWRLAVGATLCILALLVLLKQLLSSAIQDMQCLTRREHINMLKSGGLSDMLVFIISSIIILVCGVALLLLSVTGETPGFPPFLVTMHNVGVALVVVGCLILLGVLVFTILVFCRSCVPSRFHPRNIGVFSISGQLHQRQNTTSSLANLL; this is encoded by the coding sequence ATGTCATCCATTGATGAGTTGCCGCCACCAAGGGCTTCACCCAACCAAGGACAGATCCAGAGTGATGCCCTGGAGGAGCACACAGAACTGTGGTGGTTTAGAGAGCCGGTCAAGTCCATATTATGCTACTGTTTCTCGGTGCTCCTGATTTTAGCCTGTGGAATCGGTGGGATTGTGCTTCTCTCCACCACCACCAGTCGATCAGGAGAGTGGAGACTTGCCGTCGGGGCCACCCTTTGTATACTTGCTCTGTTGGTTTTACTGAAGCAACTTCTGAGCTCAGCTATCCAGGACATGCAATGTCTGACCAGGAGGGAGCACATCAACATGCTGAAGAGTGGAGGGTTGTCAGACATGCTGGTTTTCATCATAAGCTCCATTATTATCCTTGTGTGTGgggttgccctacttcttctttcCGTTACTGGAGAGACTCCAGGCTTCCCGCCTTTCCTAGTCACCATGCACAATGTGGGGGTGGCGTTGGTCGTTGTGGGATGCCTTATCCTCCTTGGTGTCCTTGTATTCACTATACTGGTGTTTTGCAGATCTTGTGTTCCTAGTCGCTTTCATCCCCGTAATATCGGGGTGTTCTCCATCTCTGGCCAGTTACATCAACGGCAGAACACCACCTCAAGTTTGGCCAACCTCCTCTAA